A single region of the Ascaphus truei isolate aAscTru1 chromosome 6, aAscTru1.hap1, whole genome shotgun sequence genome encodes:
- the LOC142496449 gene encoding nicotinamide N-methyltransferase-like, which translates to MKFGRHRVRAKELKLTPMDSSHKQYHHVDIDPRIILDTYFGSENNDLQEETMEYPLKQLHKAFTSGGVSGDTLIDITMGPTIFQLLSASEIFKEIIVLEHVETHHEELEKWLKKDPGSFDWSHLSKYVCDMEGKGEGWQEKEDKTRRAVKRVLKCDLTKANPSEPVVLPQVDCLYSGACLDVFSKHQDEYRSILKNMSSLLKVGGYLLLFGFLNMSYFKLGEHTLHILTYDEEFLCQALSDTGYIIQSLDVFSSKKKSDLLDYDHLVFVVARKEREI; encoded by the exons ATGAAATTTGGAAGACACAGAGTCAGAGCAAAAGAACTGAAGCTAACCCCAATGGATTCCAGCCACAAACAGTACCACCATGTGGACATAGATCCAAGAATAATATTGGACACCTATTTTGGTTCTGAAAATAATGATTTGCAAGAGGAGACAATGGAATATCCACTAAAACAACTGCATAAGGCATTCACATCAg GTGGTGTCAGTGGAGATACACTAATTGATATCACCATGGGTCCGACAATTTTTCAACTCCTGTCAGCCAGCGAAATCTTCAAAGAGATTATTGTGTTAGAACATGTGGAAACCCACCATGAGGAACTGGAAAAGTGGCTGAAAAAGGATCCAGGGTCCTTTgattggtctcatctgtccaaatatGTCTGTGACATGGAAGGCAAAGG TGAGGGTTGGCAAGAGAAGGAAGATAAAACAAGAAGAGCAGTGAAGCGTGTGCTAAAATGTGACCTCACCAAAGCCAACCCATCAGAACCAGTTGTGTTACCCCAAGTGGATTGTCTGTATAGTGGTGCATGCTTGGATGTTTTTAGCAAACACCAAGATGAATATCGCAGCATCCTGAAGAACATGTCATCACTGCTAAAAGTGGGGGGGTATCTCTTACTGTTTGGCTTTCTCAATATGTCATATTTCAAGCTGGGTGAGCACACACTGCATATTCTGACATACGATGAAGAATTCTTATGTCAGGCTCTCAGTGACACAGGTTATATCATCCAGAGCTTAGATGTGTTTAGCAGTAAGAAGAAATCAGATCTTTTGGATTATGATCACCTTGTGTTTGTTGTGGCACGTAAGGAGAGGGAGATTTAA
- the LOC142498084 gene encoding nicotinamide N-methyltransferase-like → MKFGRHRVRAEEQKLNPMESNHKQYHHVDIDPRIILDTYACAENNDLQDEMVEYPLKQLYKAFTSGIHFISSELFKEIIVLEPVETHHAELEMWLKKDPGSFDWSHLSKYFCDMEGKGKHQDNYRSILKNMSSLLKVKGYLLQFGSLIMSYFKLGEHTLHILTYDEEFLHQALSDTGYIIQSLDVLIIKKKSDLLDYDHLVFVVARKEREI, encoded by the exons ATGAAGTTTGGAAGACACAGAGTCAGAGCAGAAGAACAGAAGTTAAACCCGATGGAATCCAACCACAAACAGTACCACCATGTGGACATAGATCCAAGAATAATATTGGACACTTATGCTTGTGCTGAAAATAATGATTTGCAAGATGAGATGGTGGAATATCCACTAAAACAACTGTATAAGGCATTCACATCAg GTATTCACTTTATCAG CAGCGAACTCTTCAAGGAGATCATTGTGTTAGAACCTGTGGAAACCCACCACGCGGAACTGGAAATGTGGCTGAAAAAGGATCCAGGGTCCTTTGATTGGTCTCATCTGTCTAAATATTTCTGTGACATGGAAGGCAAAGG CAAACACCAAGATAATTATCGCAGCATCCTGAAGAACATGTCATCACTGCTAAAAGTGAAGGGGTATCTCTTACAGTTTGGCAGTCTAATTATGTCATATTTCAAGCTGGGTGAGCACACACTGCATATTCTGACATACGATGAAGAATTCTTACATCAGGCTCTCAGTGACACAGGTTATATCATCCAGAGCTTAGATGTGCTTATCATTAAGAAGAAATCAGATCTTTTGGATTATGATCACCTTGTGTTTGTTGTGGCACGTAAGGAGAGGGAGATTTAA